The DNA window GCAGATGGATGATCAAGGGGTCGCGCCCGGCCGATACGTCGCGCAGGCAAAGCCTGGTGTGGCTGGCGTGCAGGACTTCCGCGGCCGCCGCCTCGATCAGCGGCAGGCCGAGATAGACATGCATCACGCGGAACGGTTCGGCTGAAATGGAGGTCCAGCGCATCTCATAGGGCGTCGCCGAATTGGTCAGGTAGAAATCGCCGACATCGGCTCGGGCAGCCTGCCACTCACCGGCGAATTCGCGCTCTTCTATGACGGCCGAGCCTGAAACGATCAAGACCAGCAGCGGCTCGGCAACGGCGGGAACGATCAGCCCCTCCTCCCGCCCGCTATGCGACAGGAGATGCACAAGCAGGTTCTTCCAGGCTGGCCCCTCGCTTCGCGAAAGGAGACGACCATGAATGTGATCTTTGAGCTTGTCGGCCGAGGTTCTGAGCATACGCGCATTCTGCGAGCACGCCTGCGGTCTTTTCAAGCCCATGATGGACTTGCAGCTGTCGGACCACGGCTCACTCGCGCCGTGGTCCTTGGATCGAATGTTACTTCGCAGCCTCTTCGATCAGTTCGGCGACCTTGTCAGGATGCGACACCATCACGACGTGGGAGGCGCCATCGACGACGACGGTCCGCTTGGACCCTGCCCGCTCGGCCATGAAGCCAAGAGCTGCGGCCGGGATGTTCTTGTCGCCGGTGCCGTAGACGAACCACGACGGCAGCTTCTTCCAGGCCGGCTCGCCAGATTTGTCGGTCAGCGCGGCCTCGGTGACCGGGCGCTGGCCGGCCGCCATCAGCGCCGCCTGTTCGGCCGGCACGTCGCTGGCGAACTGATCATGGAACTTTGCCTGGTCGATATAGAGATCAACGCCGCCGGTGCTAAGCTTTACCGGGGCTGCCAGCGCACCGCTCAGCGTACCGCCCGGAAACTTGCCGGCGAGATCGGCAACCGATTCCCCGGCCTCCGGCGCGAAGGCCGCGACATAGACGAGCGACTTGACATTGTCATGGCCGTTGGCGGCGGTCGAGATCACCTGGCCTCCATAGGAATGGCCGACGAGGACCACGGGGCCGGCAATGCTGCCGACGACGTCGGAGACATAGGCAGCGTCATTGGCAACGCTGCGCAGCGGATTGGCGGCGGCCACGACCGGGAAGCCGTCCTTGCGCAGGATTTCAACGACGCCGTTCCAGCTGGACGAATCGGCAAAGGCGCCATGGACGAGGACGACGGTCGGCTTGGCCGGCTGGGCAACGGCAGCACCGGAGAACAGAGCGCCCGCCAGGGCGACGGCAGCAGCAAACTTGAACATTGGTCATTTCCTTTCGTCGGTTGAGTGTCAGAGGAGCCGAAGCGGGGTTGACGTGCTTTTCGGCTCTTAAGTTTGTCATTTAATTTGTAGGCAATTTCTTTGTACACGATTTATCTAGGCCATCCCTTCCGACGCGTCAATAGCTTGCAAACAGATCGCGCACAAATTATATTGAAGCCAAAGGAGAGCGTGATGAAAGACACCATATCGAATGATCTCGCCGCCGTGCCACAGATCGATGAAATGCTTTGCTTTTCAATCTATTCGGCCGGCCACGCCTTCAACCAGCTTTACCGTCCCCTGCTCGACGAATTGGATCTCACCTATCCGCAATTCCTCGTCATGACAGCTCTGTGGGCGCGTGACGATCGCACGGTGAAGGATCTCGGCGAGACGCTTTTCCTCGATTCCAGCACCCTCACCCCGCTGCTGAAGCGGCTGGAAAATGTCGGCCTCGTCACCCGCAACCGAAACCCTGCCGATGAGCGCCAGGTGCTTCTGCGCCTGACGAAGAAGGGACAGGCCCTCAAGAGCCGTGCCGGCCATGTGTTCGACTGCATCGGCAAGGCCGTCGGACTCGACGCCGAAACCGTGAACAAAATCCGCGATACGATCGCGTCGCTCCGCGACAACATTCACAAGAAGAACATGGACGAGAGCTGACGCGAGGCTCCACCCGCCGGGCCGCCCCCACGCCGGAACGATTTCCGTCGACAAGCCGATCACATATTGTACGATCTGCCGCGCCCCAGCCCCGCGCAATTGATCTTAGCCTAGGGCGCCCGCAATCTCGCCGCCCCTCACGCAGGCGTGAACACGCCGCCATTGTGATTCTATCGCGTTGAGGTACGTCGATCCCGTTTCAATGAAGGAGGAGTTTCAATGGAATATCGTCTGCTCGGCCGTTCCGGCCTGAAGATTTCGACTGTGACCATGGGCACGATGACTTTCGGCGGCGTCGGCTGGGCGAAGATGGTCGGCGATCTCGGCGTCGCCGAGGCGAAGAAGATGATCGACATCTGTATCGACGCCGGCGTCAACCTGATCGACACCGCCAACGTCTATTCCTCAGGCGAATGCGAAAAAATCATCGGCGAGGCCCTCGCGGGAAAGCGGCCGCAGGGCGTGCTGCTCGCCACCAAGGCCCGCTTCGGCATGGGCGAAGGCCCGAACGACCGCGGCCTGTCGCGCTACCACCTGATCCGCGAATGCGAGGCGAGCCTGAAGCGCCTGAAGACCGATGTCATCGACCTTTACCAGGTGCATGAATGGGACGGCCAGACGCCTCTCGAAGAGACGATGGAGGCGCTTGATACCCTGATCCGGCACGGCAAGGTGCGTTATGTCGGCTGCTCGAACTATTCCGGCTGGCACATCATGAAGGCGCTCGGCATTGCCAACGAGCACCGCTACCAGCGCTTCGTAAGCCAGCAGATCCATTACACGCTGGAAGCGCGCGATGCCGAATACGAACTGCTGCCGATCTCGATCGACCAGGGTCTCGGCGTGCTGGTCTGGAGCCCACTCGCCGGCGGCCTGCTTTCCGGCAAACACCGCCGCAACCAGGCCGCGCCCGAAGGCACGCGCCAGTTCGCCGGCTGGACCGAACCGCCGATCCGCGACGAAAACCGCCTCTGGAGCATCGTCGAGACGCTCGTGGCGATTGGTGAAGAGCGCGGCGTCTCGGCCGCGCAAGTGGCCCTTGCCTGGCTGATCGGCCGCAAGGCGGTCACCTCGGTCATCATCGGCGGGCGCACCGAAGCCCAATTCCGCGACAATATTGCCTCCGCCGAGCTGAAACTCACCGAGGAGGAACGCAAGCGCCTCGACGCCGTCAGCCTGCCGCCGGTGATTTATCCCTATTGGCACCAGCTGAACACGGCAAGCGACCGATTGAGCGAAGCCGACCTCGAGCTTTTCGGCCCGCATCTCCAGCAATAGGACCCGGACGCGAGAACGGCATTGCGCGGTGAAAGTGACACGTCACAAAAGATGCACCTTCACCGTGCTAGCGTGAGATCCCGCATCGCCAGGAGGGTCGCCATGCTGAAGAATTACAAGGTCCTGAAAGGTACGGCGAGCGCACTCGCCCTCGATGACGACAACGATCCGCATATCGAGATTCGCATCGAGGCGAATGGCGTCAGCTACCGCATTGCGGTCAACGTCCGCTCCAAGCAATCGCCCCACGACCTGCTCTATGCCAACATCGTCGATTTCAAGCACGGGGCGCTGACGGAGGCGCTCGAAACCCTGCCGATGGGCCTGACCGACATCCGCAAGGACCGTCCGGAGCTCGCGATCGACTATGTTCGCGGCGGCCTGATCGAGCGCGAGGACATGGACGTCGCACCCTTCCAGCTCTCCGGCCCGAAGAACGATCTGCGCGAATTCATCGAGCCGATCGTCGAGGAAGGCATTGCCAATCCCGATATCCATTTCTACGCCTTCGGCGAAGCCTGGGGACCGGAGCACAACAAGCCCGACCAATATTTCGATTTCGAGCCGGGCAACGGTATCCACGACATCCACATGAACCAGGGTGACGGCGGCAGCTTCAAGGCCACCAATGGCCCGAACCAGGACGGGGCGCTGCTCGTCCACTTTACCGATACCGACGAATGGGCGGCGATCTTCCTCTGCTTCCAGTCGCAGAACTGGAACACCGATGCGGAGACCGGTCATCCGGTTTCGGAAAACCGCGGCGGTCAGGGTCGCGGCGAAGGCACGCGCCGGCCGCAGCCGATCGTCGCCTCGTCGCTGCGCATCATCGCCGCGCTGATCAACCCGGTGAACGGCGAAGGCGGCATCGAGAATGAGACGGTGACGATCATCAACCGCTCCGATATATCTGTATCGCTCGACGGCTGGAAGTTGAAGGACGAAAACGGCCGGACGCAGACGCTGTCTGGAAGGCTTGCCGCAGGCGAGATCCGCACCTTTGCGCTCGACGCCGAAGCCGGCGGCCCGCAGCTCGCCAACCGCGGCGGCGACATCATCCTGCTCAACACCGACGGAGCAGTCGCCGACCGCGTCGGCTACGGCAAGAGCGAGACGGCCAACGAGGGTTGGACGACGATCTTTTGATTGGGGTTCTGCCTGGCTGTTTACCGTGGCAACGGGAGGATAGACCGCCTATGCCTCCCTTTGGAGAAGATGGAAGCACTTCCCTCACCTCCCTCATTCCTGTGCTCGTCACAGGAATCCAGGGTGCCCAGGTCCTTGGGCACGAGAGAGGCTTTCACGAGTAATAGTTAATCACGACGCGGACGCGACGTGGCTGGATTCCTGTGACAAGCACAGGAATGAGGACGGGCGGTAAACGCCGCTGCGTTTCCTCATCTCTAAGCAATCACCCGCCAATCTCATCCAAAATCAGCTTGCCCAGCCGACCAATGCCGTCCTCGATCATCTGCTCGTTGGCGCAGGAGAAGCTGACACGGAAGGTGTTGGCACCGGAGCCGTCGGCGAAGAAGGCCTTGCCGGGAACGAAGGCGACCTTGGCGGTTTCGAGCGATTTCGCCAGAAGCTTGGCGCCGTCCATGCCTTCCGGCAGAGTGATCCAGATGAACATGCCGCCTTCCGGCTTCGTCCAACTGGTGCCCTTCGGCATATATTTCTGGAGCGCCGCCAGCATGCAGTCGCGGCGATGGCTGTAGGCGGCCTTGATCTTGGCGACCTGTGCATCGAAGCCGCGCTCGGCGACATGGGTGATCGCGATCTGATTGATCGTCGAGGAATGCAGGTCGGCCGCCTGCTTCATCAGCACCAGCTTGCGGATGACGGGCGCATTGGCGACGATGAAGCCGACGCGAAGACCGGGCGCGAGCGTCTTGGAGAAGCTGCCGCAATAGATCGTACGCGTATCGTTGATATGGCCCTTCTCGGCGATCTCCAGCGCCAGAATCGGCGGGATCGGATCGCCGTCGAAACGCAGCGACTGATAGGCGGCGTCCTCGATCACAGCGATGTCGAGCTCTTCGGCAAGCGCCAGCACCCGCTTGCGGCCGGCGAGATCGACGGTTTCGCCGGTCGGATTGGAGAAGTCGGCGGAGAGATAGGCGAACTTCACCTTGCCGCCGGCAGCCGCAGCCGCCACCCGGTAGGATTCGGGCGTCCGGTTGCCGCTCGGCGTCAGCTGGTCATAGGCCGGCTCATAGGCGTTGAAGGCCTGCAGCGCGCCGAGATAGGTCGGCCATGTCACGAGCGCGGTATCATTCGGCGACAGAAAGAGCTTGCCGAGATAATCAAGCCCCTGCTGCGAGCCGGAGACGATGAAGACATTGTCGAGCTCGCACGGAATGCCGAGCGCGGCCATCTGCTTGACCAGCCATTCGCGCAACGGCTTGTAACCTTCGCTGACCGAATATTGCAGCGCCGAATTGACGGCGGCACCTGCGAAGATATCGGCATAGGCCTGCTTGAATTCCTGATCCGGAAACAGCGCCGGATCCGGAATGCCGCCGGCGAACGAAATGATGTCAGGCCGGTCGAGAAGCTTCAGAAGCTCACGGATCTCGGATGCGCGCATGCGCGATGAGCGCGACGCAAACATGGTTTCCCAGTTCAGCATGGGGTTTCCTCGTATTTTCTATTGCCGCCAGCACATCACGCCGCGTATTTTATGTCAACATTACTGACCTATTTTCTTGTCACAGTGACAAGTTCCGCGCCTTGTATTCGAAACTATCGGTAACCGAAATAGCCATCGCAGTGAAAGCGTTCGATCATCGACCGAAATCCGGCGCCTTTTTCGGATCTCCGGTGCGTCCTCCACCGATAAAAAGACTATCTCGAATGTGACCCAAGCGCTCGACGAGAAAGGACAACAGTTCTATCACGATGTGGGAGATGGTAATCCGACATCAGGGACAGTTGAAACCGGCATGAGCGGGCGGCACCGAATTCAATGGCGAAACTGACGATCGCGCTTCCGGATAATCTGGCGGAATATGTCGCGCGCCGTGTCGCAAGCGGCAGATATAGCAGCGCCGGCGCGTTCCTGGCCGAGCTCGTCCTTAAAGACCAGAACCATCGCAAACTTGACGACGAGGAACTGCGTGACCTGCTGAGGCAGGCCGAGGAGAGCGGCATCAGCGACCGGCGCATTCCCGAGATCCTGTTGGAAACGAAGGCGAAGCTGCGTGACAACCACCTATAGGCTGACCCGGACGGCCGACGCCGTGCTGTCAGGCATTGACCAATATGCCAGCCTGCATTTTGGCGAATCGCAGGCGGACGCCTATCTTCTCGACTGGGACCGGATTTTCATACTTCTATCGCGCGTGCCCTCCATGGGCGACGAGTGCGACGACCTCGGCAACGGGCTTCGCCGCCTCCTCCACATGCGCCACGTCGCCTTCTACAGGGAAATACCTGACGGCATCCTCGTCATCGACATCATCGGTGCCGACCGGCTTGCCGAAAGACATCTCCAATCTAACCGAAGATCCGGACCGGCCGCACCACATGCCCCATGACAGCACCTCCGCCTTCTATGACAATAACGCAGAGATATACGCCAGCCGCGCGCGCAGCCTGCCGAAACAGAAGCTCGACGCTTTTCTTGCCCGACTTGCGCCCGGCGCCGCTATTCTCGAACTTGGCTGCGGCGGCGGCCAAGACAGCGCCTACATGCTCTCTCAAGGCTTCAACGTGACGCCAACCGACGGCTCGCCTGAACTCGCAAAACAGGCCGAGGCGCGGATCGGTAGGCAAGTTAAGGTCATGCTATTCGAAGATCTCAACGCCGAAGCCGCTTTCGACGGCGTCTGGGCCGAGGCAAGCCTTCTCCATGTTCCGAGGTCGGACCTGCCTGACGTCTTCGCCCGCATCCGTCGCACGCTCAGAACCGACGGCATCCTCCACGCAAGCTTCAAGGCGGGAGAAGCCGAAGGTCACGACGGCTTCGGGCGCTATTACAACTATCCCTCCGCCGATTGGCTCTCTACGCTTCTGACGGCGGGCGACTGGCGCAACCTCGCCGTCGAGGAAAGCGACGGCGGCGGATACGACGGCAAGCCAACTCGCTGGCTCACCGTGAGTGCGCAACGATAAAGGTCGCAGCTTCGCCCCGCGTTCGGCGAGAGTCTTGGCGCCGTCGCGATTTCAGGCGAAAACGCCGGCCTCCTTCCTTCGTGTCCCAATGCCCGAGAGAAGAATAGAGAACACCTGCTCATCGCGGGCGTTGGTTCCCGGGCGTTTCAAGTGGACCGACAATGGAGAATTTCGCACACGATTGCCGGATTTTTCTTCTCCAGCGGGAACCGAAAACCATCGAGAGGGTTCGACCACAATCTGACGAACCCGGCTAAAGCTGAACATGCCGCAGGTATCTCAAAAGCGGACGAAGATTGGACGGGGAGATACCGAAGATCTCTTATTGACCACCTGTCTGCCTGGATGGATCGCCCGTTCTCTCGCCAGAAGTGGAATTCACCGAATGAGCCAATTGGTAGACATGAAGAACGCTGAACTCCTGCAGCTCGCAGGGATCGGCCCCCGCTCCGTCGAGCAGA is part of the Rhizobium bangladeshense genome and encodes:
- a CDS encoding alpha/beta fold hydrolase; the protein is MFKFAAAVALAGALFSGAAVAQPAKPTVVLVHGAFADSSSWNGVVEILRKDGFPVVAAANPLRSVANDAAYVSDVVGSIAGPVVLVGHSYGGQVISTAANGHDNVKSLVYVAAFAPEAGESVADLAGKFPGGTLSGALAAPVKLSTGGVDLYIDQAKFHDQFASDVPAEQAALMAAGQRPVTEAALTDKSGEPAWKKLPSWFVYGTGDKNIPAAALGFMAERAGSKRTVVVDGASHVVMVSHPDKVAELIEEAAK
- a CDS encoding MarR family winged helix-turn-helix transcriptional regulator, producing the protein MKDTISNDLAAVPQIDEMLCFSIYSAGHAFNQLYRPLLDELDLTYPQFLVMTALWARDDRTVKDLGETLFLDSSTLTPLLKRLENVGLVTRNRNPADERQVLLRLTKKGQALKSRAGHVFDCIGKAVGLDAETVNKIRDTIASLRDNIHKKNMDES
- a CDS encoding aldo/keto reductase, whose product is MEYRLLGRSGLKISTVTMGTMTFGGVGWAKMVGDLGVAEAKKMIDICIDAGVNLIDTANVYSSGECEKIIGEALAGKRPQGVLLATKARFGMGEGPNDRGLSRYHLIRECEASLKRLKTDVIDLYQVHEWDGQTPLEETMEALDTLIRHGKVRYVGCSNYSGWHIMKALGIANEHRYQRFVSQQIHYTLEARDAEYELLPISIDQGLGVLVWSPLAGGLLSGKHRRNQAAPEGTRQFAGWTEPPIRDENRLWSIVETLVAIGEERGVSAAQVALAWLIGRKAVTSVIIGGRTEAQFRDNIASAELKLTEEERKRLDAVSLPPVIYPYWHQLNTASDRLSEADLELFGPHLQQ
- a CDS encoding DUF2278 family protein gives rise to the protein MLKNYKVLKGTASALALDDDNDPHIEIRIEANGVSYRIAVNVRSKQSPHDLLYANIVDFKHGALTEALETLPMGLTDIRKDRPELAIDYVRGGLIEREDMDVAPFQLSGPKNDLREFIEPIVEEGIANPDIHFYAFGEAWGPEHNKPDQYFDFEPGNGIHDIHMNQGDGGSFKATNGPNQDGALLVHFTDTDEWAAIFLCFQSQNWNTDAETGHPVSENRGGQGRGEGTRRPQPIVASSLRIIAALINPVNGEGGIENETVTIINRSDISVSLDGWKLKDENGRTQTLSGRLAAGEIRTFALDAEAGGPQLANRGGDIILLNTDGAVADRVGYGKSETANEGWTTIF
- a CDS encoding PLP-dependent aminotransferase family protein, with the translated sequence MLNWETMFASRSSRMRASEIRELLKLLDRPDIISFAGGIPDPALFPDQEFKQAYADIFAGAAVNSALQYSVSEGYKPLREWLVKQMAALGIPCELDNVFIVSGSQQGLDYLGKLFLSPNDTALVTWPTYLGALQAFNAYEPAYDQLTPSGNRTPESYRVAAAAAGGKVKFAYLSADFSNPTGETVDLAGRKRVLALAEELDIAVIEDAAYQSLRFDGDPIPPILALEIAEKGHINDTRTIYCGSFSKTLAPGLRVGFIVANAPVIRKLVLMKQAADLHSSTINQIAITHVAERGFDAQVAKIKAAYSHRRDCMLAALQKYMPKGTSWTKPEGGMFIWITLPEGMDGAKLLAKSLETAKVAFVPGKAFFADGSGANTFRVSFSCANEQMIEDGIGRLGKLILDEIGG
- a CDS encoding ribbon-helix-helix domain-containing protein, with the protein product MAKLTIALPDNLAEYVARRVASGRYSSAGAFLAELVLKDQNHRKLDDEELRDLLRQAEESGISDRRIPEILLETKAKLRDNHL
- a CDS encoding type II toxin-antitoxin system RelE/ParE family toxin: MTTTYRLTRTADAVLSGIDQYASLHFGESQADAYLLDWDRIFILLSRVPSMGDECDDLGNGLRRLLHMRHVAFYREIPDGILVIDIIGADRLAERHLQSNRRSGPAAPHAP
- a CDS encoding class I SAM-dependent methyltransferase → MPHDSTSAFYDNNAEIYASRARSLPKQKLDAFLARLAPGAAILELGCGGGQDSAYMLSQGFNVTPTDGSPELAKQAEARIGRQVKVMLFEDLNAEAAFDGVWAEASLLHVPRSDLPDVFARIRRTLRTDGILHASFKAGEAEGHDGFGRYYNYPSADWLSTLLTAGDWRNLAVEESDGGGYDGKPTRWLTVSAQR